One genomic segment of Amycolatopsis sp. WQ 127309 includes these proteins:
- a CDS encoding threonine/serine dehydratase — translation MPEPVRHVRVPTYDDLEAAAKVVSDHLPPTPLDTAYGRGPEIALKLESLQPTGSFKVRGALNALAAVPHDVPVITASSGNHGLGMAFAAGLTGRSITVVVSRNASPAKVSALRASGVDLVRFGNSFDDAEAHALRLAAEGACYVSTYNDPYVIAGQATIGFELDDQLPGDVTVLCGVGGGGLAAGLGLWRSRRPGARIVAVEPERSTAMSAAVRAGTQVDVEVGETLADGIAGNIEPGSVTIDLVREHVDGFVTVSEDEIRAAIRYLALERGVTAEGSGAVGVAALLAGKVPTRGTPVAVVTGRNIARSALVEVLGS, via the coding sequence ATGCCCGAACCGGTCCGCCACGTCCGCGTACCCACCTACGACGACCTCGAAGCGGCGGCGAAGGTCGTCTCGGACCATCTCCCCCCGACTCCGCTGGACACCGCGTACGGCCGTGGCCCGGAGATCGCGTTGAAGCTCGAATCCCTTCAGCCCACCGGATCGTTCAAGGTGCGCGGAGCGCTCAACGCCCTGGCCGCCGTGCCACACGACGTCCCGGTGATCACCGCTTCCTCGGGGAACCACGGCCTCGGCATGGCGTTCGCCGCCGGCCTGACCGGCCGTTCGATCACGGTCGTCGTGTCGCGGAACGCCTCACCGGCGAAGGTCTCCGCCCTGCGCGCCTCCGGCGTCGATCTGGTGCGGTTCGGGAATTCCTTCGACGACGCGGAAGCCCACGCGCTGCGGCTCGCGGCCGAGGGCGCCTGCTACGTCTCGACGTACAACGACCCGTATGTGATCGCCGGTCAGGCGACGATCGGTTTCGAACTGGACGACCAGCTTCCCGGCGACGTCACCGTCCTGTGTGGAGTCGGCGGCGGCGGCCTGGCCGCGGGCCTCGGCCTGTGGCGGTCCCGCCGGCCGGGCGCGCGGATCGTCGCGGTGGAGCCCGAGCGCTCCACCGCGATGTCGGCCGCTGTGCGCGCCGGCACCCAGGTGGACGTCGAGGTGGGCGAGACGCTGGCGGACGGCATCGCGGGCAACATCGAGCCCGGCTCGGTCACGATCGACCTCGTCCGGGAGCACGTGGACGGCTTCGTGACGGTGAGCGAGGACGAGATCCGCGCGGCCATCCGCTACCTCGCCCTCGAGCGAGGGGTGACCGCGGAGGGATCGGGCGCGGTCGGCGTGGCGGCCCTGCTCGCGGGAAAGGTGCCCACCCGGGGAACCCCGGTAGCCGTCGTCACCGGACGCAACATCGCACGGTCTGCTTTGGTCGAAGTCCTGGGCAGCTGA